Proteins from a genomic interval of Kribbella aluminosa:
- a CDS encoding carbohydrate-binding family 9-like protein, translated as MPDLPVYECRRTATAPNLDGTLTDPAWESAAWTTDFVPIAAGPAPRFRTRSKLMYDDQYLYVGGELEEPHVWSTMTEHNSRLYFENNFELFLDPDGDGQNYYEFEINPLGTIWELTLPKPYVDGGVPIDPTNLPGLRTALHVDGTLNDPSDADTGWTVELAVPWADLAPYNKGRATPPNPGDEWRMNLMRCEWPHEVVDGAYVKGAEIEFWVWSPQGVEDMHLPQHWGVLRF; from the coding sequence ATGCCTGACCTGCCCGTCTACGAGTGCCGCCGGACCGCCACCGCACCGAACCTGGACGGCACCCTGACCGACCCGGCGTGGGAGTCCGCCGCCTGGACCACCGACTTCGTGCCGATCGCGGCCGGCCCCGCTCCGCGGTTCCGGACCCGGTCGAAGCTGATGTACGACGACCAGTACCTGTACGTCGGCGGCGAGCTCGAGGAGCCGCACGTCTGGTCGACGATGACCGAGCACAACAGCAGGCTGTACTTCGAGAACAACTTCGAGCTGTTCCTCGACCCGGACGGCGACGGGCAGAACTACTACGAGTTCGAGATCAACCCGCTCGGCACGATCTGGGAACTCACGCTGCCCAAGCCGTACGTCGACGGCGGCGTGCCGATCGACCCGACGAACCTGCCCGGCCTGCGGACCGCGCTCCACGTCGACGGCACCCTCAACGATCCCTCCGACGCCGACACGGGCTGGACGGTGGAGCTCGCCGTACCGTGGGCGGACCTGGCGCCGTACAACAAGGGGCGCGCAACACCGCCGAACCCTGGTGACGAGTGGCGGATGAACCTGATGCGCTGCGAGTGGCCGCACGAGGTGGTGGACGGCGCGTACGTGAAGGGTGCGGAGATCGAGTTCTGGGTCTGGTCGCCGCAGGGCGTCGAGGACATGCACCTGCCGCAGCACTGGGGAGTACTCCGTTTCTGA
- the lipB gene encoding lipoyl(octanoyl) transferase LipB, which produces MQRVDLGEVEYDVAAKDMRGWVEERVEGRAEDRLFLLSHPPVITYGPRTVLDDLPVEAAGIPTVLVDRGGFATYHGPGQLVGYLVIDLHERGPVDIVRWLENGLIEALGSLGFPLVRRDTPKGASSLVGVWTADGRKLCSIGMQIRRGVTSHGFSVNVAPDMTVFHTFTSCGLHDVTMVSLAELATERGTAVPSETDVRDAIANTLGAR; this is translated from the coding sequence ATGCAGCGGGTTGATCTCGGTGAGGTGGAGTACGACGTCGCGGCGAAGGACATGCGCGGCTGGGTCGAGGAGCGCGTCGAGGGGAGAGCCGAGGACCGGCTGTTCCTGCTGAGTCATCCCCCGGTGATCACGTACGGCCCGCGGACGGTGCTCGACGACCTGCCGGTGGAGGCGGCCGGGATTCCCACGGTGCTGGTCGACCGCGGCGGCTTCGCGACGTACCACGGCCCCGGCCAGCTGGTCGGGTACCTGGTGATCGACCTGCACGAGCGCGGCCCCGTCGACATCGTCCGCTGGCTGGAGAACGGCCTGATCGAGGCGCTCGGCTCGCTCGGGTTCCCGCTGGTACGCCGGGACACGCCGAAGGGCGCCAGCAGCCTGGTCGGGGTGTGGACCGCGGACGGGCGGAAGCTGTGCTCGATCGGCATGCAGATCCGGCGCGGCGTGACCAGCCACGGGTTCTCGGTGAACGTCGCCCCGGACATGACCGTCTTTCACACATTCACGAGCTGCGGGCTGCACGACGTGACGATGGTCTCGCTCGCGGAGCTCGCCACCGAGCGCGGTACCGCCGTACCGAGTGAAACCGACGTGCGCGATGCCATCGCGAACACCCTGGGAGCCCGATAG
- a CDS encoding J domain-containing protein, with product MSGADHYEVLNVERSASAAEIKSAYRKMALQVHPDQGGNAALFRLVQEAWTTLSDPSKRAAYDRSLAGHATQPPPRQPAPEPPRQPEPPPRPEPEHQWTWSTDQPWSSDPSGPDPVQSPGAGPVLIYPTFGRWRIPALVGLAVYAALVGIVLVTTHYDGFMAYVFGVATASMIVVVLPPHWSRRVPLRGLFRALGGLMAVGYLVTVLPFVHIGLSGSDRALVIALVAGLFVVRFVTGRWSKYHDLDVAIDRQAAFEFNLWGTPGEPLVNDTLAAPISPYDALLQRRTANLLDPVLTALPGAKLVNGAQLGAMVVDHLLINGHRAALIVSIVGPGGTYSLDAYGGLQLNGEPWQSPAPALEAAVESWRGRLRQVDVRGFLVIHPDAGGTVRTQDRADAKVTCLTAQSTARELHAWLQPEGSKVYRRVLYDILHRAPYGLT from the coding sequence TTGAGCGGGGCCGATCACTACGAGGTGCTGAACGTCGAGCGCTCGGCCAGCGCGGCGGAGATCAAGTCGGCGTACCGCAAGATGGCCCTGCAGGTGCACCCGGACCAGGGCGGCAACGCGGCGCTGTTCCGGCTCGTGCAGGAGGCGTGGACCACACTCTCGGACCCGTCGAAGCGGGCCGCGTACGACCGCTCGCTCGCCGGCCACGCGACCCAGCCGCCGCCACGGCAGCCCGCGCCCGAGCCGCCACGGCAGCCTGAGCCGCCGCCCCGGCCGGAGCCCGAGCACCAGTGGACCTGGTCGACCGATCAGCCGTGGTCCAGCGACCCGTCCGGCCCGGACCCCGTGCAGTCGCCGGGCGCCGGCCCGGTGCTGATCTACCCGACGTTCGGCCGCTGGCGGATCCCCGCTCTGGTGGGGTTGGCCGTCTACGCGGCGCTGGTCGGCATCGTCCTCGTGACCACGCACTACGACGGCTTCATGGCGTACGTCTTCGGCGTCGCTACGGCGTCGATGATCGTGGTGGTGCTGCCGCCGCATTGGAGCCGGCGGGTGCCGCTCCGCGGTCTGTTCAGGGCGCTAGGGGGCCTGATGGCCGTCGGCTACCTGGTGACGGTGCTGCCGTTCGTCCACATTGGCTTGTCCGGATCCGACCGAGCCTTGGTCATCGCCCTGGTCGCCGGCCTGTTCGTGGTGCGGTTCGTCACCGGACGCTGGTCGAAGTACCACGACCTGGATGTCGCGATCGACCGGCAGGCGGCGTTCGAGTTCAACCTCTGGGGCACGCCTGGCGAGCCGCTCGTCAACGACACGCTGGCGGCGCCGATCTCGCCGTACGACGCTTTGCTCCAGCGACGTACGGCGAACCTCCTGGACCCGGTGCTCACCGCGTTGCCCGGAGCGAAGCTGGTGAACGGCGCGCAGCTCGGAGCGATGGTTGTCGACCACCTGCTGATCAACGGCCACCGTGCCGCGCTGATCGTCTCGATTGTCGGCCCTGGCGGAACGTACTCGCTGGACGCGTACGGGGGTCTCCAGCTCAACGGGGAGCCCTGGCAGAGCCCGGCGCCCGCTCTTGAGGCGGCTGTCGAGTCCTGGCGCGGCCGACTGCGACAGGTCGACGTACGCGGCTTCCTGGTCATCCACCCGGATGCGGGCGGCACGGTCCGGACCCAGGACCGCGCTGACGCCAAGGTCACCTGTCTGACGGCACAGTCCACCGCACGCGAGCTGCACGCGTGGCTGCAGCCGGAAGGCAGCAAGGTCTACCGCAGGGTGCTGTACGACATCCTGCACCGCGCGCCGTACGGCCTAACCTGA
- a CDS encoding metallophosphoesterase, producing MSIARTALKTTAVVTAVGAACVAYAAGIEVRWFTLRRFTVPVLPEGTAPLKVLHLSDLHLMPTQERKIGWVNDLAALEPDLVVSTGDNISHEDSVRPLLRAYGDLLDLPGVFVFGSNDYWKPHFKNPGKYLLPANKQRHKAHGPDLPYEEMRRAFTGAGWTDLNNAKATLKVNGLRLDFAGTDDPHIKRDRYDEVAGEIDPTADLSIGVTHAPYQRVLNGFVGDGYPLVLAGHTHGGQLAVPFYGALVTNCDLDTSRVKGLSTWGHDGRQAALHVSAGLGTSPYAPVRFACRPEATLLTLVPRINPISSGR from the coding sequence ATGAGTATCGCGAGGACCGCCCTGAAGACCACTGCGGTGGTCACGGCAGTAGGCGCCGCCTGTGTCGCGTACGCGGCCGGGATCGAGGTGCGCTGGTTCACACTGCGCCGGTTCACCGTGCCGGTGCTGCCGGAGGGGACCGCGCCGCTCAAGGTGCTGCATCTGTCCGACCTGCACCTGATGCCGACGCAGGAGCGGAAGATCGGCTGGGTCAACGACCTCGCCGCACTCGAGCCCGACCTGGTCGTCAGCACCGGCGACAACATCTCGCACGAGGACTCGGTCCGCCCGCTGCTCCGGGCGTACGGCGATCTGCTCGACCTGCCCGGCGTGTTCGTGTTCGGCTCCAACGACTACTGGAAGCCGCACTTCAAGAACCCGGGCAAGTACCTGCTGCCCGCGAACAAGCAGCGGCACAAGGCGCACGGCCCGGACCTGCCGTACGAGGAGATGCGCCGCGCGTTCACCGGCGCCGGCTGGACCGACCTGAACAACGCGAAGGCCACGCTCAAGGTGAACGGCCTGCGCCTGGACTTCGCCGGTACCGACGACCCGCACATCAAGCGCGACCGGTACGACGAGGTCGCGGGCGAGATCGACCCGACGGCGGACCTGTCGATCGGCGTCACGCACGCGCCGTACCAGCGGGTGCTGAACGGCTTCGTCGGCGACGGGTACCCGCTGGTCCTCGCCGGCCACACGCACGGCGGCCAGCTGGCGGTTCCGTTCTACGGCGCGCTGGTGACGAACTGCGACCTCGACACGTCCCGCGTGAAGGGTCTCTCGACCTGGGGACACGACGGCCGCCAAGCCGCTCTGCACGTCTCGGCGGGCCTCGGTACGTCGCCGTACGCGCCGGTCCGATTCGCCTGCCGTCCGGAGGCGACATTGCTCACTCTGGTGCCCCGGATAAACCCGATTTCGTCCGGACGCTAG
- a CDS encoding penicillin-binding protein, producing the protein MRVREKGDRGVVQSVVLFLGVSVLSGALAAGLAVPFAGLAGFTTEKTSATLQDLPQQFDEVPLKQKSTILAADGSLIATLAEQNRVPVKLKDVAPIMQKAIVAIEDSRFYEHGALDLKGTLRALLQNQSSGGIQQGGSSITQQYVKVSLVEKANTPEEVAAATADTYQRKVAELRYAIAVEKQYSKNEILEKYLNLANFGDGAWGIQAAAQHYFSVNAKDLTLPQAAMLAGLVKNPTGYDPTNYAKRAKERRDVVIRRMLQLNVISVSQANSALKTPVIDPNKVRPNKLGCANGPYPFYCEYVVAQLENNAAFGETKTDRSNYLKTAGLTITTSLDPKIQNAAQHSIDVHSKPDDDAIAAITIVEPGTGLVKAMVQSRPYGSKKNQTAYNYNVEKSYPGGYGGFQNGSTMKAFTIAAAIEKGIPLNYKIKAPDTIDLSNVKFQTCSGTTQAGKYTPSNSTHNVPEPTMIEAAQKSTNTYFLLLSKQTGLCPIAKIASALGMYNAQDGKPLDQVVSMTLGVGYVTPVQLSSAYAAFAARGMYCSPWIVTSIKDAGGKTMPTRGADCKQALPQEVADGVNAVLHQVMQQGGTGFKLNFGSSDLAGKTGTITENKAVWYAGYSTKLASAAVVADATLPYRNLIGQTLDGQKMSDASGSGTAGPLWMTAMQAALQGYPTTHFVAPSDKTQRGDVKDLPFVNGMNPQDASNKLKQAGFQVTVASGSVNSQETAGTVAYTDPRQSDGAPAGSLVTIYISNGSNKNQPNSPNTPKPPPSTTTINPNCPPWNPKYPNCGGGGGGGGGGGGGRGHG; encoded by the coding sequence ATGCGCGTCAGGGAAAAGGGCGACCGGGGAGTCGTCCAATCTGTGGTTCTGTTCCTCGGGGTGAGCGTGCTGTCGGGGGCGTTGGCTGCCGGTCTCGCCGTCCCGTTCGCCGGCCTCGCCGGATTCACCACGGAGAAGACCTCCGCGACGCTGCAGGATCTCCCGCAGCAGTTCGACGAAGTACCGCTGAAACAGAAGAGCACGATCCTGGCCGCGGACGGTTCGCTGATCGCCACGCTGGCCGAGCAGAACCGGGTGCCGGTGAAGCTCAAGGACGTCGCGCCGATCATGCAGAAGGCGATCGTCGCGATCGAGGACAGCCGGTTCTACGAGCACGGTGCGCTGGATCTGAAGGGCACGCTGCGGGCGCTGCTGCAGAACCAGTCGTCGGGCGGCATCCAGCAGGGTGGTTCGAGCATCACCCAGCAGTACGTGAAGGTCAGCCTGGTCGAGAAGGCGAACACCCCGGAAGAGGTTGCCGCGGCGACCGCCGACACGTACCAGCGCAAGGTCGCCGAGCTGCGGTACGCGATCGCGGTCGAGAAGCAGTACTCGAAGAACGAGATCCTCGAGAAGTACCTGAACCTGGCGAACTTCGGCGACGGCGCCTGGGGCATCCAGGCCGCCGCCCAGCACTACTTCTCGGTGAACGCCAAGGACCTGACGCTCCCGCAGGCGGCGATGCTGGCCGGCCTGGTGAAGAACCCCACCGGCTACGACCCGACCAACTACGCCAAGCGCGCCAAGGAGCGCCGCGACGTGGTCATCCGCCGGATGCTGCAGCTGAACGTCATCTCGGTCTCCCAGGCCAACTCGGCCCTCAAGACCCCGGTCATCGACCCCAACAAGGTCCGCCCCAACAAACTCGGCTGCGCCAACGGCCCATACCCGTTCTACTGCGAGTACGTCGTCGCGCAACTGGAGAACAACGCAGCCTTCGGCGAGACCAAGACCGACCGCTCGAACTACCTCAAGACCGCCGGCCTGACGATCACGACCTCACTCGACCCGAAGATCCAGAACGCCGCGCAGCACTCGATCGACGTCCACTCGAAGCCCGACGACGACGCCATCGCCGCGATCACCATCGTCGAACCGGGGACCGGCCTGGTGAAGGCGATGGTCCAGAGCCGGCCGTACGGCTCGAAGAAGAACCAGACCGCGTACAACTACAACGTCGAGAAGTCGTACCCAGGTGGCTACGGCGGGTTCCAGAACGGATCGACGATGAAGGCCTTCACGATCGCTGCGGCGATCGAGAAGGGCATCCCGCTGAACTACAAGATCAAGGCACCCGACACCATCGACCTGAGCAACGTGAAGTTCCAGACCTGCAGCGGGACCACTCAGGCCGGGAAGTACACACCGAGCAACTCCACGCACAACGTTCCTGAGCCGACGATGATCGAGGCCGCTCAGAAGTCGACGAACACCTACTTCCTGCTGTTGTCCAAGCAGACCGGTCTCTGTCCGATCGCCAAGATCGCTTCAGCGTTGGGGATGTACAACGCGCAGGACGGCAAGCCCCTCGACCAGGTCGTCTCGATGACCCTAGGCGTCGGTTACGTGACGCCGGTGCAGCTCTCGAGTGCCTATGCGGCGTTCGCGGCGCGCGGTATGTACTGCAGCCCGTGGATCGTCACCTCGATCAAGGACGCGGGCGGCAAGACGATGCCGACCCGGGGCGCCGACTGCAAGCAGGCTCTCCCGCAGGAGGTTGCGGACGGCGTCAACGCGGTTCTGCATCAGGTCATGCAGCAGGGCGGCACCGGCTTCAAGCTGAACTTCGGCAGCAGCGATCTGGCCGGCAAGACCGGAACGATCACCGAGAACAAGGCAGTCTGGTACGCCGGCTACTCCACCAAGCTGGCCTCCGCGGCCGTGGTCGCCGACGCGACGCTGCCGTACCGCAACCTGATCGGCCAGACGCTCGACGGCCAGAAGATGTCCGACGCCTCCGGCTCCGGCACCGCCGGACCCCTGTGGATGACGGCAATGCAGGCCGCGCTGCAGGGGTACCCGACCACGCACTTCGTGGCGCCGTCGGACAAGACGCAGCGGGGTGACGTGAAGGATCTTCCGTTCGTGAACGGGATGAATCCTCAGGACGCGTCGAACAAGCTCAAGCAGGCAGGGTTCCAGGTCACCGTCGCCTCCGGCAGCGTGAACTCGCAGGAGACCGCCGGGACCGTGGCGTACACCGACCCGAGGCAGAGCGACGGCGCACCCGCCGGCTCCCTCGTCACGATCTACATCTCCAACGGCAGCAACAAGAACCAGCCGAACTCGCCCAACACCCCGAAGCCCCCGCCCAGCACCACCACCATCAACCCGAACTGCCCGCCGTGGAACCCGAAGTACCCGAACTGCGGCGGCGGTGGTGGGGGCGGCGGGGGCGGCGGCGGAGGCCGCGGTCACGGCTAG
- the lon gene encoding endopeptidase La yields MTDTLNLPVLPLDDVVVLPGMVVPVRLADSEARAAIDAAQAAGHDQVLLVPRLDGKYAKAGTLGEIEQIGRLPGGAQAAVIRGTQRVRIGAGTTGPGAALWVGATVMHEITDDRSVELAREYKTLTTSVLQRRGAYQVIDSIKQVDDPSELSDLAGYASYLSNEQKSWLVENADVSERLEKLIGWVKDHLAELEVSETIQKDVQEGMEKQQREFLLRQQMAAIRKELAELDGKAESEEEDYRARVEAADLPEHVRKAALTEVDKLERTSDQSPEVGWIRTWLDTVLELPWNERTEDSYDIREARAVLDADHAGLDDVKQRITEYLAVRRRRADRGLGVVGGRRSGAVLALVGPPGVGKTSLGESVARAMGRKFVRVALGGVRDEAEIRGHRRTYVGALPGRIVRAITEAGSMNPVVLLDEIDKVGADYRGDPTSALLEVLDPAQNHTFRDHYLEVELDLSDVVFLATANVLDSIPAPLLDRMELVQLDGYTEDEKVVIARDHLLPRQLERAGLTADEVAVQDSALRVLAGEYTREAGVRQLERSISRVLRKVTAKLALGEDVGNLTIGGTELKEYLGSPKFTPESAERTALPGVATGLAVTGAGGDVLFVEASLADKETGPTGVTLTGQLGDVMKESAQIALSYLRSHGAELGLPVGDLAERNAHIHVPAGAVPKDGPSAGVTMTTALASLLSGRPVRSEVAMTGEVSLTGRVLPIGGVKQKLLAAHRAALTTILIPKRNEPDLEDVPASVLAELTVHPVSDVREVLDLALEPAEVGAHQFAA; encoded by the coding sequence GTGACCGATACGTTGAATCTTCCTGTTCTGCCGCTGGACGACGTCGTGGTCCTGCCGGGGATGGTCGTGCCGGTCCGACTCGCTGACAGCGAGGCCCGGGCGGCGATCGATGCCGCGCAGGCCGCGGGTCACGACCAGGTCCTCCTGGTGCCGCGGCTGGACGGGAAATATGCGAAGGCCGGAACGCTCGGCGAGATCGAGCAGATCGGCCGGCTGCCGGGCGGCGCCCAGGCGGCCGTGATCCGGGGTACCCAACGGGTCCGGATCGGCGCCGGGACCACCGGTCCGGGTGCCGCGCTCTGGGTGGGCGCGACGGTGATGCACGAGATCACCGACGACCGCTCCGTGGAGCTGGCCCGCGAGTACAAGACCCTGACGACCTCCGTGCTGCAGCGTCGCGGCGCGTACCAGGTCATCGATTCGATCAAGCAGGTGGACGACCCGTCGGAGCTGTCCGATCTGGCCGGCTACGCGTCGTACCTGAGCAACGAGCAGAAGTCCTGGCTGGTGGAGAACGCGGACGTCTCCGAGCGGCTGGAGAAGCTGATCGGTTGGGTGAAGGACCACCTGGCCGAGCTCGAGGTCTCCGAGACGATCCAGAAGGACGTCCAGGAGGGTATGGAGAAGCAGCAGCGGGAGTTCCTGCTGCGCCAGCAGATGGCCGCGATCCGCAAGGAGCTGGCCGAGCTCGACGGCAAGGCCGAGTCCGAGGAAGAGGACTACCGGGCCCGTGTCGAGGCGGCCGACCTGCCGGAGCACGTCCGCAAGGCCGCGCTCACCGAGGTCGACAAGCTGGAGCGCACCTCCGACCAGTCCCCCGAGGTCGGCTGGATCCGGACCTGGCTGGACACCGTCCTCGAGCTGCCGTGGAACGAACGGACCGAGGACAGCTACGACATCCGCGAGGCGCGGGCCGTGCTGGACGCGGACCACGCGGGTCTGGATGACGTGAAGCAGCGCATCACGGAGTACCTGGCCGTACGGCGTCGTCGTGCGGACCGTGGACTCGGTGTGGTCGGCGGTCGTCGCAGTGGCGCTGTACTGGCGCTGGTCGGGCCGCCGGGTGTGGGTAAGACCTCGCTGGGTGAGTCCGTGGCGCGGGCGATGGGCCGGAAGTTCGTCCGGGTCGCGCTGGGTGGTGTTCGGGACGAGGCCGAGATCCGCGGTCACCGGCGTACGTACGTCGGTGCGCTGCCGGGCCGGATCGTCCGGGCCATCACGGAGGCGGGTTCGATGAACCCCGTCGTACTGCTGGACGAGATCGACAAGGTGGGCGCGGACTACCGGGGCGACCCGACCTCCGCCCTGCTGGAGGTCCTCGACCCGGCGCAGAACCACACCTTCCGGGACCACTACCTGGAGGTCGAGCTGGACCTGTCCGACGTGGTCTTCCTGGCCACGGCGAACGTGCTGGACTCCATCCCGGCGCCCCTGCTGGACCGGATGGAACTGGTGCAGCTGGACGGGTACACCGAGGACGAGAAGGTCGTCATCGCCCGTGACCACCTGCTCCCGCGTCAGCTGGAGCGGGCGGGCCTGACGGCGGACGAGGTGGCCGTCCAGGACTCGGCGCTGCGGGTGCTCGCGGGTGAGTACACCCGGGAGGCCGGCGTACGGCAGCTGGAGCGGTCGATCTCCCGCGTACTGCGGAAGGTGACGGCGAAGCTCGCCCTGGGCGAGGACGTGGGCAACCTGACGATCGGTGGGACCGAGCTGAAGGAGTACCTGGGTTCGCCGAAGTTCACACCGGAGTCGGCGGAGCGTACGGCGCTTCCGGGTGTGGCGACCGGACTGGCGGTGACCGGTGCGGGTGGTGACGTGCTCTTCGTGGAGGCGTCGCTGGCCGACAAGGAGACCGGCCCGACCGGAGTCACGCTGACCGGGCAGTTGGGTGACGTGATGAAGGAGTCGGCGCAGATCGCCCTGTCGTACCTGCGCTCGCACGGAGCGGAGTTGGGGTTGCCGGTCGGCGACCTGGCCGAGCGGAACGCCCACATCCACGTACCGGCCGGTGCCGTCCCGAAGGACGGACCATCGGCGGGTGTGACGATGACAACGGCGCTGGCGTCACTGCTTTCCGGACGGCCGGTTCGTTCGGAGGTCGCGATGACCGGTGAGGTGTCCTTGACCGGGCGCGTGCTCCCGATCGGTGGCGTCAAGCAGAAGCTGCTCGCCGCCCACCGGGCCGCGCTGACCACGATCCTGATCCCGAAGCGAAACGAGCCTGACCTGGAAGATGTACCCGCGTCCGTGCTCGCGGAGCTGACCGTGCACCCGGTGAGCGACGTTCGCGAAGTACTGGATCTGGCGCTGGAGCCGGCCGAGGTCGGCGCGCACCAGTTCGCCGCGTAA
- a CDS encoding ArsA family ATPase, which translates to MTPLDLDALIDDPATRIVVTCGAGGVGKTTTAAALGLRAAERGRKVVVLTIDPARRLAQSLGLTELDNLPRAVAGANPRNGGRLDAMMLDMKRTFDDVVLQHATPEKAEQILANPFYQALSSSFAGTQEYMAMEKLGQLHHQAERTGDWDLIIVDTPPSRSALDFLDAPERLASLLEGRFLRLLLAPARGPFKLMSAGVNMAMSVLNKVLGAQVLTDVQTFVAAFDTLFGGFRQRAEQTVALLREPHTAFLVVAAPQNDALREASYFAERLRAEGMPLAGVVLNRVTTTQAPELSAERSLAAAEKLEEADKSPLTAAVLRLHADKMRQVVGDHKRAERFRRGHRAIRTVEVPALADDVHDLTGLRQIGELLTS; encoded by the coding sequence ATGACGCCCCTGGATCTGGACGCGCTGATCGACGACCCGGCGACCCGGATCGTGGTCACCTGCGGCGCGGGCGGGGTCGGCAAGACGACCACGGCGGCAGCACTCGGGCTGCGGGCGGCCGAGCGCGGGCGGAAGGTCGTCGTACTGACGATCGACCCGGCCCGGCGGCTGGCGCAGTCGCTCGGGCTGACCGAGCTGGACAACCTCCCGCGCGCGGTCGCCGGTGCGAACCCGAGGAACGGCGGCCGGCTGGACGCGATGATGCTGGACATGAAGCGGACGTTCGACGACGTCGTACTGCAGCACGCGACGCCGGAGAAGGCCGAGCAGATCCTCGCGAACCCGTTCTACCAGGCGCTGTCGTCGTCGTTCGCGGGGACGCAGGAGTACATGGCGATGGAGAAGCTCGGGCAGTTGCACCACCAGGCCGAGCGGACCGGCGACTGGGACCTGATCATCGTCGACACCCCGCCGTCCCGCTCCGCGCTGGATTTCCTGGACGCGCCGGAGCGGCTCGCGTCGCTGCTCGAAGGGCGGTTCCTCCGGTTGCTGCTGGCGCCGGCGCGCGGGCCGTTCAAGCTGATGTCGGCCGGCGTGAACATGGCGATGTCGGTGCTGAACAAGGTGCTCGGCGCCCAGGTGCTGACCGACGTACAGACGTTCGTGGCGGCATTCGACACGCTGTTCGGCGGGTTCCGGCAGCGGGCCGAGCAGACCGTGGCGCTGCTGCGTGAGCCGCACACCGCATTCCTCGTGGTGGCCGCGCCGCAGAACGACGCGCTGCGGGAGGCGTCGTACTTCGCGGAGCGGCTGCGGGCCGAGGGAATGCCGCTGGCCGGTGTCGTGCTGAATCGCGTGACGACGACGCAGGCACCGGAGCTCTCGGCGGAGCGGTCACTCGCTGCAGCCGAGAAGCTCGAGGAAGCGGACAAGTCGCCGCTGACGGCCGCCGTACTGCGGTTGCACGCGGACAAGATGCGGCAGGTCGTCGGGGACCACAAGCGGGCCGAACGCTTCCGCCGCGGCCACCGGGCGATCCGGACGGTCGAGGTTCCCGCGCTCGCCGACGACGTCCACGACCTGACCGGCCTACGCCAGATCGGCGAATTGCTGACCTCCTGA
- a CDS encoding ArsA-related P-loop ATPase, whose translation MARLHVVTGKGGTGKTTVAAAMALALAEQGKRVLLCEVEGRQGLAQLFDVPPLPYVERRIAQGPGGGEVFALAVDAEAALLEYLDMYYHLGRAGKALEKVGAIDFVTTIAPGLRDVLLTGKVYEATRRKAHGKLAYDAVVLDAPPTGRIGRFLNVNHEVAGLAKVGPIRNQADAIMGMLRSDVTRIHLVTLLEEMPVQETLDAVEQLEKLDLRIGSIVVNMVRNSPLDDDALALAVKEKLPVAELTRGLKAAGIPAGDDLVGTLATEAHDHAIRVGLERENRDRIDALGKQVTQLSLHPDGVDQGTLLDLAEEFRG comes from the coding sequence ATGGCGCGACTGCACGTGGTCACCGGTAAGGGGGGCACCGGGAAGACAACCGTTGCGGCCGCCATGGCCCTGGCCCTGGCCGAGCAGGGCAAGCGGGTGCTGCTCTGCGAGGTGGAGGGCCGTCAGGGCCTCGCCCAGCTTTTCGACGTCCCTCCCCTGCCGTACGTCGAACGCCGCATCGCGCAAGGCCCCGGCGGCGGCGAGGTGTTCGCGCTGGCCGTGGACGCCGAGGCCGCACTGCTCGAGTACCTCGACATGTACTACCACCTCGGCCGCGCCGGAAAGGCGCTGGAGAAGGTCGGCGCGATCGACTTCGTCACCACGATCGCGCCCGGGCTCCGCGACGTACTGCTGACCGGCAAGGTGTACGAGGCGACCCGCCGGAAGGCGCACGGGAAACTCGCGTACGACGCGGTCGTGCTGGACGCGCCGCCGACCGGCCGGATCGGGCGGTTCCTGAACGTGAACCACGAGGTCGCCGGCCTCGCCAAGGTCGGCCCGATCCGGAACCAGGCGGACGCGATCATGGGCATGCTGCGCTCGGACGTCACCCGGATCCATCTGGTCACGCTGCTCGAGGAGATGCCGGTCCAGGAGACGCTGGACGCTGTCGAGCAGCTCGAGAAGCTGGACCTGCGGATCGGCTCGATCGTGGTGAACATGGTCCGGAACAGCCCGCTCGACGACGACGCGCTGGCCCTTGCGGTGAAGGAGAAACTGCCGGTCGCGGAGCTGACCCGCGGGCTGAAGGCGGCCGGGATCCCGGCCGGCGACGACCTGGTGGGTACGCTGGCGACCGAGGCGCACGACCACGCGATCCGGGTCGGCCTGGAACGCGAGAACCGCGACCGGATAGACGCCCTTGGCAAGCAGGTGACCCAGCTGTCACTGCACCCGGACGGCGTCGACCAGGGCACCCTCCTGGACCTGGCCGAGGAGTTCCGCGGATGA
- a CDS encoding DUF4177 domain-containing protein produces MKKFEYFTAPLLVHSTKEILDNFGQDGWELVQVVPGMNPENLVAYFKREIEDK; encoded by the coding sequence ATGAAGAAGTTCGAGTACTTCACCGCGCCGCTGCTGGTCCACTCGACCAAGGAGATCCTGGACAACTTCGGCCAGGACGGCTGGGAGCTGGTTCAGGTCGTCCCGGGCATGAACCCGGAGAACCTGGTCGCGTACTTCAAGCGGGAGATCGAGGACAAGTGA